The following proteins come from a genomic window of Micromonospora echinofusca:
- the cmk gene encoding (d)CMP kinase produces the protein MEENERAGRCVVAVDGPSGSGKSTVSRRLAVGIGARYLDTGAMYRAITWAVLRSGVDLTDAESVAKVAGEVDLRIGTDPQGYGVTADGVNVDAQIRGPEVTGAVSAVAAVPAVRALLVNRQREMIVNAGRIVVEGRDIGSVVAPDADLKVYLTASEAARAARRSAEDATDVAATAADLARRDRLDSTRKADPLTQAADAVVLDTTELGIDQVVGRLRDLLTDRGVA, from the coding sequence GTGGAGGAAAACGAACGGGCCGGGCGATGCGTGGTCGCTGTGGACGGGCCGTCCGGTTCGGGTAAGTCCACCGTCTCGCGGCGGCTCGCCGTCGGCATCGGTGCCCGCTATCTCGACACCGGCGCCATGTACCGCGCCATCACCTGGGCGGTGCTGCGCTCCGGGGTCGACCTGACCGACGCCGAGTCGGTGGCCAAGGTCGCCGGCGAGGTCGACCTGCGCATCGGCACCGACCCCCAGGGGTACGGCGTGACCGCCGACGGCGTGAACGTCGACGCACAGATCCGCGGCCCGGAGGTGACCGGAGCGGTCTCCGCGGTGGCCGCCGTGCCGGCGGTGCGCGCCCTGCTGGTCAACCGGCAGCGCGAGATGATCGTCAACGCCGGCCGGATCGTGGTCGAGGGCCGCGACATCGGCTCCGTGGTGGCGCCGGATGCCGACCTGAAGGTCTACCTGACCGCGTCCGAGGCGGCCCGGGCCGCCCGGCGCAGCGCCGAGGACGCCACCGACGTGGCGGCGACCGCGGCCGACCTGGCCCGGCGGGACCGGCTCGACTCGACCCGCAAGGCCGACCCGCTGACCCAGGCCGCCGACGCCGTGGTGCTCGACACCACCGAGCTGGGCATCGACCAGGTCGTCGGGCGGCTGCGTGACCTGCTGA
- a CDS encoding pseudouridine synthase, translating to MPRDDRTPRPDAPVFEGAERLQKVLAAAGVGSRRACEDLIFRRRVTVDGRVAQLGDKVDPATAVIHVDGERLVADTRLVYLAMNKPRGVVSTMADEKGRTALADFLGNRVEQRVYHVGRLDADSEGLLLLTNDGTLAHKLMHPSYGVQKTYLCEVSGPIPRNLGKRLMAGVELEDGPAKVDSFRVVDTLGRSAQVELSLHEGRKHIVRRLLGEVGHPVSRLVRTAIGPIRLGDLRAGRTRRLTNAEVAALFKAVGD from the coding sequence ATGCCACGCGATGACCGCACGCCCCGCCCCGACGCGCCCGTCTTCGAGGGGGCCGAGCGCCTGCAGAAGGTGCTGGCCGCCGCCGGCGTCGGCTCCCGGCGCGCCTGCGAGGACCTGATCTTCCGCCGCCGGGTCACCGTCGACGGCCGGGTCGCCCAGCTCGGCGACAAGGTCGACCCCGCCACCGCCGTGATCCACGTCGACGGCGAGCGCCTCGTCGCCGACACCCGACTGGTCTACCTGGCCATGAACAAGCCCCGCGGGGTCGTCTCGACCATGGCCGACGAGAAGGGGCGCACCGCGCTCGCCGACTTCCTCGGCAACCGGGTGGAGCAGCGGGTCTACCACGTGGGGCGCCTCGACGCCGACAGCGAGGGCCTGCTGCTGCTCACCAACGACGGCACCCTCGCGCACAAGCTGATGCACCCGTCGTACGGGGTGCAGAAGACGTACCTGTGCGAGGTTTCCGGACCGATCCCGCGCAACCTCGGCAAGCGGCTGATGGCCGGCGTGGAGCTGGAGGACGGGCCGGCGAAGGTCGACTCCTTCAGGGTGGTGGACACGCTGGGACGCAGCGCCCAGGTCGAGCTGAGCCTGCACGAGGGGCGCAAGCACATCGTCCGCCGGCTGCTCGGCGAGGTGGGCCACCCGGTGAGCCGGCTGGTGCGTACCGCCATCGGGCCGATCCGGCTGGGCGACCTGCGCGCGGGGCGGACGCGGCGGCTGACCAACGCGGAGGTCGCCGCCCTGTTCAAGGCCGTGGGTGACTGA
- the scpB gene encoding SMC-Scp complex subunit ScpB codes for MSSDERRDSLADQAAAWVPPWQRPTAPSAAPETEDLGNSAPPEGPEPTKISGDPEEAAESAAVAAPGAAGGFGEGGGSGGTGGAEEGRGSGESGGFGETGGREGRGGRGSSAKGAAGRRRGAPAPEPPPELDDAELRGALEAILLVVDEPVSELILAQVLEQPAERIGPMLDEIAAGYTAAGHGFELRRAAGGWRLYTRPEYATYVERFVLDGQSVRLTQAALETLAVIAYKQPVTRSRISAIRGVNCDGVIRTLVSRGLVEECGTEPDSGAFLYRTTTMFLEKLGLNSVDDLPPLAPFLPDDVEELADATR; via the coding sequence ATGAGCAGCGACGAGCGTCGGGACTCCCTGGCCGACCAGGCCGCCGCCTGGGTGCCGCCCTGGCAGCGCCCCACGGCCCCCTCCGCAGCTCCCGAAACCGAAGATCTTGGTAACTCCGCGCCCCCCGAGGGGCCTGAACCTACCAAGATCTCGGGAGATCCTGAGGAGGCGGCGGAGTCTGCGGCGGTAGCCGCGCCTGGGGCGGCCGGCGGGTTCGGGGAGGGCGGCGGGTCCGGGGGGACGGGCGGGGCCGAGGAGGGCCGCGGGTCGGGGGAGAGCGGCGGGTTCGGGGAGACGGGGGGCAGGGAGGGTAGGGGCGGTCGGGGCTCATCGGCGAAGGGTGCTGCGGGGCGGCGGCGGGGGGCGCCGGCGCCCGAGCCGCCCCCGGAACTCGACGACGCGGAGCTGCGCGGGGCCCTGGAGGCGATCCTGCTGGTGGTGGACGAGCCGGTCAGCGAGCTGATCCTCGCCCAGGTGCTGGAGCAGCCCGCCGAGCGGATCGGGCCGATGCTGGACGAGATCGCCGCCGGCTACACGGCCGCCGGGCACGGCTTCGAGCTGCGCCGGGCCGCGGGTGGCTGGCGTCTCTACACCCGGCCGGAATACGCCACCTACGTGGAACGGTTCGTACTGGACGGGCAGTCCGTGCGGCTGACCCAGGCCGCGCTGGAGACACTGGCCGTGATCGCGTACAAGCAGCCCGTCACCCGCTCGCGGATCTCCGCCATCCGGGGTGTCAACTGCGACGGGGTGATCCGTACCCTGGTCTCCCGCGGGTTGGTCGAGGAGTGCGGCACCGAACCGGACAGCGGGGCGTTCCTCTACCGGACCACCACGATGTTCCTGGAGAAGCTCGGGCTGAACAGCGTCGACGACCTCCCGCCGCTGGCCCCGTTCCTTCCCGACGACGTAGAAGAGCTTGCCGATGCCACGCGATGA